Proteins co-encoded in one Streptomyces sp. NBC_01283 genomic window:
- a CDS encoding DUF6350 family protein, with protein sequence MAGVTQITDRTSPLPPLKPLVERFRDRSPGLGTCLFGGAVAAGLGLGSCAVLVMVLWISSPYPDSGPDGALHVAASVWLIAHGVELVRTDTLSGAPAPVGVTPLLLMALPGWLAHRAARDAADPEERGMAPRTAWCGVVGGYLLVAAAATLYAAGGELRPSWPSTALHLPLVVAGAAAVGVWTAIGRPREPLPGVVRVGLRTLPAAVRPFFLRRHVRAVTRAGAAGAVVLVGGGALLVAVSLALHGGLARASFAQVTDVWSGRFAVLLLAVALVPNAAVWGAAYGLGPGFALGTGGVAGPLAVSGGPMLPAFPLLAAVPAEGPGSPLTWAAGAVPLAAAFAVARFTAGAAAPVVGERGEAWSRRRTALVAVGAAAVCGAALAGLAALAGGPMGVAALADFGPVWWQTGAAALGWTAVVGVPGALLVRAWRLRTRRTTPRWTWPIPRWTWPTLRLPKPRLPRPRLRAPDLRLPSRRNSPPPPSEPSAPEPFEPYDFLPHTPVGDTTDWGMTDWHDEASREARWAALRDATKKERPPGA encoded by the coding sequence ATGGCGGGTGTGACTCAAATCACCGATCGCACCTCACCGTTGCCGCCCCTGAAGCCGCTGGTCGAGCGGTTCCGGGACCGCTCACCCGGACTGGGGACGTGCCTGTTCGGAGGGGCCGTCGCGGCCGGGCTCGGCCTGGGCTCGTGCGCCGTCCTGGTGATGGTCCTCTGGATCAGCTCGCCCTATCCGGACAGCGGGCCCGACGGGGCGCTCCACGTCGCGGCCTCGGTGTGGCTGATCGCCCATGGCGTAGAGCTGGTCAGGACGGACACGCTCTCCGGGGCCCCGGCGCCGGTCGGCGTCACGCCCCTGCTCCTGATGGCGCTGCCGGGCTGGCTCGCGCACCGGGCGGCGCGGGACGCGGCGGACCCGGAGGAACGGGGGATGGCGCCGCGGACCGCGTGGTGCGGGGTGGTCGGCGGCTACCTCCTGGTCGCCGCCGCCGCGACGCTGTACGCGGCCGGGGGTGAGCTGCGGCCGTCATGGCCGAGCACGGCCCTGCACCTGCCGCTGGTCGTGGCGGGTGCGGCGGCGGTGGGGGTGTGGACGGCGATCGGCCGCCCCCGGGAGCCGCTGCCGGGCGTGGTCCGGGTCGGCCTGCGCACGCTGCCCGCAGCCGTACGTCCCTTCTTCCTGCGCCGGCACGTCCGCGCCGTCACGCGGGCCGGAGCGGCCGGGGCGGTGGTGCTCGTCGGCGGGGGAGCGCTCCTGGTCGCGGTGTCGCTCGCCCTGCACGGCGGACTGGCGAGGGCGTCGTTCGCGCAGGTCACGGACGTGTGGTCGGGCCGCTTCGCGGTGCTCCTGCTTGCCGTGGCGCTGGTGCCGAACGCGGCGGTGTGGGGCGCGGCGTACGGCCTCGGCCCGGGCTTCGCGCTCGGCACGGGAGGTGTGGCGGGGCCGCTCGCCGTGAGCGGGGGCCCGATGCTGCCGGCGTTCCCCCTGCTCGCGGCGGTGCCCGCGGAGGGGCCCGGGTCGCCGTTGACGTGGGCGGCGGGTGCGGTGCCGCTGGCGGCGGCGTTCGCGGTCGCGAGGTTCACGGCCGGGGCGGCGGCGCCCGTCGTAGGGGAGCGGGGCGAGGCATGGTCACGGAGGCGGACGGCGCTGGTCGCCGTGGGGGCGGCGGCGGTGTGCGGGGCGGCTCTCGCGGGGCTCGCGGCGCTGGCGGGTGGCCCGATGGGGGTGGCCGCCCTGGCCGACTTCGGGCCGGTGTGGTGGCAGACGGGGGCGGCGGCGCTGGGGTGGACGGCGGTGGTGGGCGTGCCGGGCGCCCTGCTGGTACGGGCCTGGCGCCTGAGGACCCGCCGGACCACACCGCGCTGGACGTGGCCCATCCCGCGCTGGACATGGCCCACCCTGCGCCTGCCGAAGCCGCGCCTGCCCCGCCCGCGGCTCCGCGCCCCTGACCTGCGCCTCCCGAGCCGCCGAAACAGCCCTCCACCGCCTTCGGAGCCCTCGGCCCCGGAACCGTTCGAGCCGTACGAC